The Penicillium digitatum chromosome 6, complete sequence genome contains the following window.
CCTACGCTTGTGGCTCACGGGTGCTGTGTTTGTTTATATGAGTCCCGTGGGACAGGAAAGGAAATAAACGGCTTTCAGCATTATAGTTGAGCATCCCCCCTATTCGTAAGTTGCATATCTAACATCTTTGGTCAATTTATGTAGAGGGTGGCTAATGGCGCTGGAGAGGCCATTTTGTTCAGATATAGAACAGTCTGGAGATCGAAAGAGCGTACCTGTATCAATTAATTTTCGTTTCTGACATGACCCCAGATCCCCCTCAATGAAACACGCAACGCTAGAATACAGAAATTCAGTAAAATACAAACCATGCCATATATCCACCCAGGAGTCGTACAAATCAGTGCCAAATATCatgacagaaaaaaaaaacattaataaggggagggggggagtGACatccaggaagaagagaacaGAGTAAGCAATTAAAAGGTGGGCATTGCAACCATCCGACTAGTCCAGATCCCAAGGGTCAAGTTTCCTGAAAATTTCAGCTTCTTCGTATTCCGAGGAATTTTGAGGCTCCAATGGAAAGTTGAAGTCATCATCTTTAGTTGGATTCTTCCTTGTTTGCTGTGAATGAGAATGTGGCTCACTCGTTGTTGATGTAACAGTTGGCTGGATAGTTGGGTTGATGACAATGCGCGCAGCGATATGAAGTAGAATAACGAAAAGATAAATTGGGGGGATCAATACTAAGGTGATAGCCTTGGAAAGAAAGGATGAGCCATCATTACCGGGTGGTTGGTATGGTGCCGAAGATTGAGGCATAGGGGAAACGTCACGCTCTCTTGTGGCTTTGGCCCGGCGCCGGAACTCGGCACTCATGTGGTCGAAATCAGTTTTCAATCTAGTGGCCTTGTCATGAGGGGTTGATCGCATTTTAAAGTCCGAAGATGCATCCGCAAAACGACTGGGTCGATTCACGTCGCCTGTAGGAGCCATTGAGGGTGAGGTGTCCGAGAAAGCATCTGCGAAGCGTCTGGGCAAATTATTCGAACTTTTACTATGCCTTAATGTAGGAACACAAACGCTGGCTGGATATTGGATGCCATCTCGTTGACGAATTTTGGGTGTTGGGAGCTGTGACGTTTCACACAGATCCGCTGGTGCTGATTTCAATCCAGAAATGGTGTGTTTTGTGCTTGAAAGATTGAACGTCTCATCTGACTCCGGCAGATCGTGGCCACCGGCAGATGTGGGATGAGCGAAAACTGAACCTGGCGATTGAGGCTCAGCAGAATGGAATGACGCAGGGCTGGATGCAAAGGAGGCATCACGGTCAGCCTCCAGTTTGGGCTCAGCAGCGGGTTGAATGGGTTgaacttctttgacttcCATAAAGTTTCTTTCAGGTGCTGCCACAGCTTCAACTTCGCTGGTGAGTACAGCATGGAACACAACTGGCTCTGAAGTTTTAGCCGCCAACACTGCATCAGTGTTGATTGGGATTATGGGCTCCGCTTCAACTGCAGTTTCACTGGAAGACTCCGCTTGTGATATAGCTTCTGGCCCCAGTTTAGACTTAGCCTCAAACTGCGCTTTGGAATTAACCTCAGCATCTAGCACAGCTTCGGATTTAGGCCCGGCTTCAATTCCACCGTTGACTACAGATTCAGATTCAAGTTGGTCTGTAACCTTGACCTCATGATCAATTTGAAGTGCAGAATTGGTACCGGATTGGTAATCTGGGTTGAGCACAGCTTTAAAGTCATGGCCATCTTCTGCGACTGATGTAGCCTCAAACTTTGCAAGCAAGCAAGTGACGGTTGGTGGTAGTTCGGTCACTGAGCACCTGGGAGGATCGAGGGATAGAGAAGGACTCAAAGCCTCAGCAGTAGAGAATTTCTGATCGTCGGGAGTAGTCTCCATAGTTGTACTGTTCGCTTTTTTTGAAGCAACCCAACTGTCATCGGTTAAGTTTCCGTCGGTGTCGTCCCCGGTGCTCACGGAATCTATGCAATCTGACCTCGTTGAAGAGGGTGATGGTGTCTCTCGCGAAGGTTCTAGAGCGGTCGGTACCCTTTCTCTCCGATCTTTAGGCTGCCATGCCTTTTTGCGCCGAGGTGCCATCGCATCGTTCGGCAGCTCAACGCTGAAAGCGCGTTTGAAAGGACATGGCGTGACCTCATACCGAAGAACGGTGGGAAACGCGATCTTCAGATCCTGCACCAAGCGCCGGTCGTCGTCCGTCTCGTGCGGTATTTCAATGCGATAGTATGTAAGGGGGCGAATGCGCAAAACAAACCTCGAGACTCCGTCGACACACCAACACTGCGAGTTCTTCAGGATCGCATGGACAACAGTTCCACATTTCAGGAAAGCTGTTGAGCCATGAACCTTCTCAAGCCTCAGTGGCGCTGTTGCGACCGTTCTTTCAGTCGCAGAGCGCCAGGGGAGTGTTTCGATGGTGTCAACCGGGTAGTCGAAGTCGGATGGCGCAGTGCTGGAGGGAATAGGAGCGAGCGCTCTTGGAGAGAAGTGCACAATTTTCGCAGATGGGTGATAGAAAATTACATGTTCGGGGGTATTCGGCACGCTCGAGCGACGTTGCGCGAGTGGGTTTAATTTGGTGGGAAGGGTGAGGGAGCGGCGGAGGCGTTGTATCTGACCTAGCTCACTTGGAGACTCAGGCATGGTTTATGGATGCGATCAATAAGAAACAAAGGAGAgtacagaaaaaaaaaattttagTGTTGAGACATGTTTGTACAATATACTAATGCGAGAAGCCAGGGTATCCGATGCAAGAAACGCAGGAAACGGGGACTATCTGCAGTGTTGCGCGGGGAGATTCACGGTTGCCTAAGGCCTCCACACATCAGGTGACCTTTAAATGAGCTTTCAATGGAGACCAGGCACCCACAATTATTTCGAGAACGTATTTAAACTAGCTTCTTAGCTATTTCGGCACTTCTGAGCTTCTCTACAGAGGGTCATTACTTGGATATTCAACAGCTTTGAAACCCTTAATGTCGAGCTTCGAACCAAACGCCGTTATCCGCGGCTTCCAGCTCACAGTGGTAGGCAGTATGTCACCCTaattttgtttttggttGCTGTTTTCGGGCCATTCAGGGGCAATGGCTCAAAAATATCCCAGGCAGATTCCTGGCTGCACAAGAAATTCTATGAATTTCTTCAGGGCTGTATAGCGTCAGAGTCGGCCTTTGCCAAGACTTTGATCAAGTACTGAGTTCAGCCAGCCACCTGTTGTCATCTGCCTCGGAATGGTCCCCTGGATGGGCAATGTACTTTGGATACTTGCTAACCGATGGTGTGCAGCTGTTCGTGCATTAGCAAACCCTGAATTATTCAAGTACGACCATTTCCGCCAAGCGGCTCTCGCCATAGCCGTCGGCATCGTGATCCAGCTGATCATTCAAATTCCAGTACGTTTCTAACCTGACCTACGCCGGTTAAGGGTTTCTTCTGACTTCAATCCAAGATCCTCAGCGTCAAATTCTCAATCTACATCTTATCATGGGTGATTAACATGGAGCATGCTGTCTGGGATGACAAGCTTCTGGATGGATTGGAATTTATGTCCAAGTCTGTCCTTCAGGTGCCATTTTTGCTCATGACCTTGATGCGATATGTGACGCCTGCACTGGATGAAATGTATGTTCCATTGGCAATAAAGCCATCGACAGTGTCCGCTAACCCTCTTACCAGTTTCATGCAGTCCATTCAATGGGTGGACACCACATATATTCAGAAACATAAAACCGAAGATCCTCATCACCTGCGTTCTCTATACTACCCCAATCTTGCTCAGTACTCCACCAAAGGTGGCTCCAGTGTTTCTCAGCCATTTCCCCAAGCACTGAAATCATTCTTCAGTCGCTACTCAAAGAAGTTCGGCATGCTGCTTGGTATCTATATTCTTTCGATGGTTGTAGTCATCGGTCGGTTTGTTATGCCTGCAGCAAGTTTCTTCACATTCCGAAGTCTTGTTGGATCCACCCCCGCGGCTGTCATTTTTGGTGTAGGCTTAATGTTGCCGAAGGAGCACATTGTCACGTTTCTCCACACCTACTATGCTTCGCGCAGTCTGATGCGTGAACTTGTAAGTCAAGTCACCCTCTCCGCCTCCCCCACCAGCCGGGCAGCACTTAGAATTACACGTACTAACAGATTCTAGCTTGAACCCTACTTTTGCCGCATCAAGTTCACTGCTGAGCAAAAGCGTCGGTGGTTCCGCGACCGAGAAGGTGTTCTCTTTGGTTTTGCCTTCGCTTTCACGGTGGTTCTGCGCATCCCATATATCGGGGTCCTGATGTATGGCGTTGCCGAGGCATCTACAGCGTACCTTGTCACTAAGATCACCGACCCGCCTCCACCTCCTGCGGAAAGTTTAAACTTCGCGGAAAGTCAGGTTACCTGGAACAACAAACATGATTTCTTGCTTTTGTCTCTCGATGCTCTTGATAAGCTCAATGTTGACGTGGGCGAGCAGGATCAGAAAGAACCAGGCTCTCCCAAAAAGAAGTTTACTTGAGAGCTGTCAACGCTAAGATCCCCACAGCAAGAGTTTCATTCGAGGATTAGATTTGGCCTTGAGAAAGGAAATTGGATATACACCATGCATTAAGGCATTGTCATTAGCATTATAGGCGTCTATCCCAGATTTTGCTTATTGCTCTTCTTCAGAAGAAGACTCATTTACAAGAATTCATTTCATGTTTCAACAGTCTTAATCCCTGAGGCCTTGTATTCCCACCGGGGTACACAGGGCGCTAGCTTATCAGGCCGGTGATATGCGAGATAGAGCGATGATAAGCCAGATCTCCAACTCTTCACATAACTGTTATTCACGCTCATATGTAAATAGACCGGGCTTCTGCGGGATAAGACCTTATCTGAGGGGACCTAGTCAAGAACATCTCGGTATATTTGAGGTTCCCAGCTTCCGAAGTTTACTCTCTCGCCAGCCTATAGCTACTACCTCAATTGCATTAACCGACTAACCAAATTACAAATATGGGTATTAAGGGAATCCGTACTGCTTTAAAGGTCGATCTCAATAAGCCTGCGCGTGAACAGCCTGGCTTACATGTATGTTCTTCCGTTTTCCAAGTCGTGGAACATTGCTAATCCCCGACAGAACAGATGGCATCCGGATGGTGCGTCAGGTCTTGATCGCAGTATATCCATTGAAGATACTGCATGCTAATTTTGCATCTCGCAATCTTCAGTTCCGGCATATGGAACAATCGCCAACAATGAAGTTGTAAAGATCGAATGTCTCGATTGGACAGGAGGCCAAATTGGAAACAACGACTCAGCCGATGATATTAAGAATGTAGACCTAACCCAAATCCATTACCTGTCCGGTCCATTCGATATTGAAACCGCAGAGCCCGGCGATGTGTTGCTCGTCGAGATTCAGGACGTCCAACCATTCGAAGACCGACCATGGGGATTCACCGGGGTCTTCCACAAAGAGAACGGAGGAGGTTTCCTAGACCAGCTTTATCCTGATGCGTATGCTGATATTGCAATTGTGATACAAGTCAATGCTAACGGGTACTACAGAGCTAAGGCAATTTGGGACTTTGAAGGAATCTTCTGCTCCTCTCGACACATTCCACATGTTCGTTTTGCGGGACTAATTCACCCCGGAATCTTGGGGTGTGCTCCATCGGCCGAAATTCTGGCTGAGTGGAATCGTCGAGAGGGGGAGCTGATTGCGATCAACACTGTTGCTGATCGAATTGTCGCTCAGCCACCGAATCCCCAGAATGCTCATGCTGGCAGTGCTACCAATGACATGAAGAGCAAGATCGCCAACGAGGGCGCTCGAACTATACCAGTGAGATATGATCATATCCAATAAACCAGGGCCATATCCTCATGCGTTAATAGGGCCGCCCCGAGCACGGAGGTAATTGTGATATCAAGAACCTGTCGCGCGGATCGAAAATTTACCTCCCCGTCCACGTGCCCGGTGCCAAATTTTCTGTCGGGGACCTGCACTTCTCGCAAGGCGATGGCGAGATCTCATTCTGCGGAGCCATTGAAATGGCCGGTGTAATCACGTTGAAGTTCACAGTCATCAAGAACGGCATGGCAAAACTAGACATGAAGTCACCAATCTTCCATGCAGGACCCGTAGAGCCGCAGTTTGGCCCTGGGCGATACTTGACGTTTGAGGGATTCTCTGTCGACGAGAATGGAAAGCAGCATTTCTTGGATGCAACTGTCGCCTATAGACAGACCTGCCTCCGAGTTATTGAGTATCTCCGGCGCTATGGCTACAGTGATTATCAAATATATTTGCTGCTCAGCTGTGCGCCAGTGCAGGGGCATATTGCCGGTATTGTGGATATTCCAAATGCTTGTACCACGCTTTCGGTgccaatggatatctttgattTCGATATTCGGCCGGAGGCGGATGTGGTTAAAAAAGAGATGGGAGCTTGTGCATTCGTTACAAAGTAGGCCGCTCGGGAATAGAAGCAGCCAGTTGAACATTCCAATTGATCTCTTTATCTGATTTGTCTATGATCAACAAGAATCAAGCAGTATTCAACACATTCTGAAACATAGGCTAACGCTTGTCATGTCGCCTAGACCGAGGCGCAGTGAAACCACAATCCTCTGGAGGAAAAAAGGTGCTATTAACACCGCATCATGTTAAATTATTCATTGGGTGCTTTTTGGAGGCAAGGCTATCATTTTCGATTTTTTGAGTGAATCTTGCACTTGAAGCCTGACATGCTATGTCACAGGGGTCTACCACGTGGAAGGTTACAGTATGGACGTTGCACAAAGAACAAGGCACATTGCCTGAATGATGTTATATCATACATCATTGGTCATTAGTGAGCGAGAACACCACGTCGTGAATCGTGATGGGAACAAAGGGAAGATGAAAATTAGTTAACTTAAACCCCTTCAAGAGAAGAACTTCTTGGCAGCGGCTTTTTCCTTAGCTTCCCGGTCCTTGACGGTCTTCTTGACCTTGGCGATCTCGTTGATGATACCAGCGTCACCGGGGGCCAACTTTTCCGCCTCCTGAAGATCCTTCAGCGCAGCATCTTCCTCCTTCAGACCCTCATGGGCAACAGCACGGCGGTAGTAGGCTTTAGCCTTGTCGGCGTCCTTAGCCTTGGCCTCGTCGGCAACTTGAAGCGCATACGTGGCCCAGTTCTGAGCCTGGCGGAATTTTTGAAGCTTGTTGCCGAGTAGGGAAGAGTTGGAGTGCAGAGTGAAACGGAGCGCCTTCATCTGTTCGCCCAACTCCTTGGGGTCGTTCTCTTCAGGCTCGGGGAACTCGTTCAAATAGCGCAGACCCTTCTGGTACTTGTCGAGACCCAGGTTCAGGTCACCACTCTTGAAAGCAGTGTTACCGAAGCCCTTGAGGTCAGAAGCGATCTTGAAGCAGAGAGGCGCAGTTAGCGCCTCGCCCTGGTGGTCCTCAGTGAAATCCTCGTATAGGTCACCTGTCGCATCCTGCTGGCGCTTGGTCGCGTTTTCGTAATCCTCGCCGGATAGCTCGCCGCAGTCCATGATAGTCACGTCCTGGAGGGGCTTGTCGGACTGGGTCTTCAGGTTCTCGATGTTGCGGATCACACTCTTGCCGTTGATGACCTCACCGAACACGACATGCTTGCCATCAAGGTGGGGGGTAGGGACAGTAGTGACGAAAAATTGACTGCCGTTGGTGCCGGGGCCAGAGTTGGCCATGGAGAGCAGGAAGGGACGGTCATGCTTGAGGTCGAAGTTCTCATCGGGGAACTTTTCGCCGTAAATCGATTCGCCGCCAGTGCCGTTGAACGCAGTAAAGTCACCACCTTGAATCATGAACTGCTTGATCACACGGTGAAAGATTGAGCCTGAATCGAGATGCTGCGGTTAGTGGACGTCTATGCTAGTAGAGCGGGGTATCGTAGACGTGCCTTTGTAGGTCAATTCCTTGCCCTGGGTGCCAATGCCCTTCTCGCCGGTACACAAAGCTCGGAAGTTGTCCGCAGTTTTAGGAACAACTGTAATTGCTGTTAAACAAGTCCAAATTGTCAAGGGAGAAAATCATGTCGTACCATCGTTGAACTGTGTGACGCCCAGATGTTAGATGCATTTCAGACTACAGGATTAGAGCAACTTACCAGCTCAAATGCAACTCGGTTAGGCTTGCCGTCGCCGATTTTAATGTCAAAGAAGACACGGGAGCCTACAAGCTTGTCAGCAACTCGACAAAATTCTTGTATTCCGCGGGCAGATGAGCCCCGCACTGAACATACGCTGAACTGTCGCCATGACTGTGGAGTTTTAGGGAGAGAAGATTCAAAGTGGAGAAGAGTAGAGGAGAGAAATGAAGTTAATATAGTAGAGAGGTGGAGGAGAGAGAAGTCAGCGTTGTGGGGGAGTCCGGCGCTTGCGGTTCAGGAAGCTTCCATTGCGGGCACCCCAACTATGTTCGGACCACGGGAATTGTATAGAAAGTCGTACTGGGGGTATCTGCTAACATCTATCTAGGTACAAAGCATCACTctgtctctctttctcctttttcgcttctctttttcgcttctctctctcttctttcacTGTAGTAATTCAGGAGGAATTTGGAATCCAACAGATCCCTGGATTTCTTGTTCATCGGACACTTTGTCTCCATTCTTCGGCTCCTTGGGTTCCTTTTTGGGAAGATTGGTATTGATTTCGATTGTGACCTAGAATCAGACCAGTCAGTATAGAATAAATGGCGGCGAGGAAAGGAGCTAGGAAGTCAAAATGTACCGCCGCGTCCTCGCTGCAGTAGTCTACACCCACCGGCCCGTCGTTCTTCAGTTCAACCTCCATCATGGCTTGGAAGACACCGTTCTTGACCCGGTCTGGGACATATTCTTCCCGCATCTTGTCATAGAAGAAGTCATAGATTTTGCGTGCAGGTTCGGGGCCAGCTGCATCATGAAAGTCGGGTTTGttgcctttcttcatttttgCGTAAAGGGTGAATTGGGAGACTAGATTAGACCACCACCAGGGTTGCTCAGCAGTGTTCCAGATAGTAAGATGAAGAGCCATACCACATAGTACTTCCCCCTCAATATCCTTAACATTCTTTTTCCACTGCAATGATGTAAATTGCCGATCTCACGTGTGAGAGCCATTTAGCTTACCTGTTCTCCCTTCTCATCGGGCCAGAACTTGGCCTTTAGCACCTTTTTAACGAGATTCTCGGCATCCTTCTCGGTGTCTTCTTTGCCAATGCCAGCAAATACAAGAAGGCCCTTGCCAATAGACGATACTAACTCCGAATCGACAGTCACGGATGCTGATTTGACTCTTTGGATAATGACTGAACGGTGTTAGTTGATTCTGGTATATAAGACAGGTCTAAGTTTCCTGACGTTTCATTTTGATGTCCTATAATTCTTTAATATCTTGTTAAACTAGGAAACAGCTAGGTGAAGCTGGGGCATGTAGCCGCGGCGTAGACAAGATAAGGCCGGTATTAGCGCTGACACAGAATGATGCCTGTTGTTGCCCAAGTGAGCTTGGTCAACTCAGTCTGTCAGCGCGACTTGATTCTTTGGCAAAACTTGTGTACTTGTGAACTGAGAAATCCAAATGCGACGTGTATCTTCTGTGTGCAAGGCCCACGACCCCTCGCGCCGCCCTCTCCGCCCGTGACCGCCTACCTATTAGAGCATCCACGAAGCTTTCCACTCAAACGCGGAGAGGCATTCCATGGACTCCCGAGTTTCTGTCCCTCTTGCTGTCAAACAAGCCCCTTTACCCACAATTCCTCCAACACCAACTACCTCGATTGTGCACTTTTGACCCTTTCGGTCAAAAGCGCATCACCTTACCGTTCCGACTGCTTTAATCCCGACGCCAGCGGACGGCACATTCCACCAACGGGTTCACAATGGCAGCTCGAAAAACGCAGCAGGAGATTGAGAAAACCTTCAAGAAGGTCTCCGAAGGGATACAGACATTCGAAGGCATTTACGAGAAGATCCGCCAGGCTACAAATCCCACACAACGGGATAAGCTCGAAGACCACCTTAAGCGCGAGATCAAGAAGCTCCAAAGATTCCGTgatcaaatcaaatcatGGGCCGCCGGAAATGAGGTCAAGGATAAAGCTCCTCTCATAGAGCAGCGGAAGGCCATTGAAGTGGTGCGTTTAAGTTTCTTAGCTTGGTCCCTCCACAGGGTCATTGCTTCCCTCAAGGGACGGCAAGCTAACACCGTTGGTAGTGCATGGAACAATTCAAAGCCGTCGAAAAAGAGATGAAGACGAAGGCCTATTCGAAAGAAGGTTTATCGGCAGCTTCACGACTAGACCcaaaggagaaggagagagTCGAGTGTTGCGAGTTCCTCTCCACCATGGTTGACGAACTTCAGCTGAAGATTGAGGCCCTGGAGGCAGAGGAGGAAACACTTCATGCGCaaatgaagaaaggcaaGAAGGATACGAAGAAGGCGGATCGAATGGCTGACATCTCCCATGTGACGGAACGACATAAATGGCACGTGAACAAGTTGGAATTCCTCAATCGTTCATTACAGAACGGCAATGTGGACGTGGGTGCGGTACAAGATCTCAAAGAAAGTATCAAATATTACGTCGAAGAAGGAGGTAGTCTTGACTACTCCGGCGAGGATGAGACACTCTACGATGATTTAAATATTGGCGATGAGATCGAGGCACAATTCGGCATGGGCGGCGAAGGTGATCGAGTATCGTCACAAGATGCTCAATCAATCCAAGATGAAGAGCCAGAACCGAAGCCAAAGGTCAAGCAAGAAGCGCCAGCAGCCCGAAGACCGTCCACACAGATGAAATCGCCGTTGCCTGTTCTTGCTACCCTCCACCCGTCTGCTTCCTCGAGTGCCACTCCGGGCATGAAGCCCGCTCCCCTTCCGACCCGCCCTCCTGGTGAAACCCTCAAGTATGCCTCCGCCGCAGCCGCAGCCGCAGCAAGTGACAAAAGTGGTGTTGGcattcttcctcttcccccTCCACCAGGGTTCAGCCCGGCTTTGTCCGTGGCGCTGCCTATCCCCAAGTCTTCTACTGCTTCCCCTAGTGTGGTATCAGCACAACCGGTTACCAAGTCAATAATCCCACCTCTTGTAGCAGCCGTTACAGAAGAGCTTGCTGGGCCCGTGCGACCGAAGATCCCTACAAGCACAACTATTTCATCGCCAGCGCCCACAAAAGTGGAGACATCAACGAATGGCAAAATAGAGActgaagaaattgaagctGATGAATCGGTATATCATCTGCCCCCTGGTCTCCAAGACCTGCTTCAATCATTTGAGGTGACGAAGTCGCGTGCGTCGGCCAATCCATCGCCGTCTGTACAGCGCCTTCTCGCTACCTCATTGACTACATGTCCAGAGGCTGGCGATGCTGAAAAGCCACGTCACTACAAGCCGCAGAACCCTTATAGCACTGCACTCTACTATCCACAGGAACCCCTTTCCATATTCGATGACCCTCGATTGTATGATACCGGGAGAATCGACACGGATACTCTCTTCTACCTTTTCTACTACCGTCAAGGAACCTACCAGCAATACCTCGCCGCCAAGGCACTCCGAAACCAGAGTTGGCGCTTCCATAAGCAGTATCAAACCTGGTTCCAGCGTCACGAGGAGCCCAAGAACATCACCGAGGAGTTCGAACAAGGCACCTATCGCTTCTTCGACTACGAAAGTACATGGTCAGTTAAAGATTCCGGTTGATTCCGCTCCCGTACCAAATATGCGAGCTCCCCACTTACGAATGGCATCAACAGGATGAATCGGCGCAAGGCTGATTTCAAGTTTGTGTACAAATACCTCGAGGACGAGTTATGAGGCgtctttgtctttttttttcacccGTGAGCAACTCATTCGGGCCTCCAAGTGCAGATGATTTGATTTTCACCCTGGATTTGTTCGCAATGTCTGTGTTTGAGGCTATGGCGGGAACTTTGATATCTGTGGGGGGTCTCGGTGGGCTGTTTTATCTTTTATTGTTTTCGCAGGACTGGCATCAATGAGTGCAATGAATGGGCCTGGGTGATATGGGAGTTTTGTGTTATTTGCAAGGTTATCAATTGTTCAAAACCATACAATGAACCCTCAAGTCAAGCATGTTGGCTATATAATACGAGGTAGCCAAGTGGCTAAACAACCAAGTAGCCCAGGCAAAGTTCATTACAAGCTTAGGCGCCAAATCTACCTTGCAGGTACACAGGCTAGGCTCACAATTACCGAATGTAGTAGGTACTATGTACGAAGCACATACCAAACTAGGCCCTGGGCCCGGGGTTGTCGGTCTACCGTTTTCTCTACTGGGACAATGCAGGAGAGATGCAAATGCAAATATAAGAAAAATACTGGAAGAAAAAGTaaaagaaaataaaaaaaattcacaagATTTGtaacaagaaaaaagaaaccaaccAAAAACCGGAAATAGGGGCGGCTGTAAATTCATCTTaccacttccaaggttgcccACATGTCCccgacttttttttttttggagaaaaaaattaaag
Protein-coding sequences here:
- a CDS encoding D-tyrosyl-tRNA(Tyr) deacylase, whose translation is MKLIIQRVKSASVTVDSELVSSIGKGLLVFAGIGKEDTEKDAENLVKKVLKAKFWPDEKGEQWKKNVKDIEGEVLCVSQFTLYAKMKKGNKPDFHDAAGPEPARKIYDFFYDKMREEYVPDRVKNGVFQAMMEVELKNDGPVTIEINTNLPKKEPKEPKNGDKVSDEQEIQGSVGFQIPPELLQ
- a CDS encoding Formamidase FmdS, with the translated sequence MGIKGIRTALKVDLNKPAREQPGLHNRWHPDVPAYGTIANNEVVKIECLDWTGGQIGNNDSADDIKNVDLTQIHYLSGPFDIETAEPGDVLLVEIQDVQPFEDRPWGFTGVFHKENGGGFLDQLYPDAAKAIWDFEGIFCSSRHIPHVRFAGLIHPGILGCAPSAEILAEWNRREGELIAINTVADRIVAQPPNPQNAHAGSATNDMKSKIANEGARTIPGRPEHGGNCDIKNLSRGSKIYLPVHVPGAKFSVGDLHFSQGDGEISFCGAIEMAGVITLKFTVIKNGMAKLDMKSPIFHAGPVEPQFGPGRYLTFEGFSVDENGKQHFLDATVAYRQTCLRVIEYLRRYGYSDYQIYLLLSCAPVQGHIAGIVDIPNACTTLSVPMDIFDFDIRPEADVVKKEMGACAFVTK
- a CDS encoding Inheritance of peroxisomes protein 1, whose translation is MPESPSELGQIQRLRRSLTLPTKLNPLAQRRSSVPNTPEHVIFYHPSAKIVHFSPRALAPIPSSTAPSDFDYPVDTIETLPWRSATERTVATAPLRLEKVHGSTAFLKCGTVVHAILKNSQCWCVDGVSRFVLRIRPLTYYRIEIPHETDDDRRLVQDLKIAFPTVLRYEVTPCPFKRAFSVELPNDAMAPRRKKAWQPKDRRERVPTALEPSRETPSPSSTRSDCIDSVSTGDDTDGNLTDDSWVASKKANSTTMETTPDDQKFSTAEALSPSLSLDPPRCSVTELPPTVTCLLAKFEATSVAEDGHDFKAVLNPDYQSGTNSALQIDHEVKVTDQLESESVVNGGIEAGPKSEAVLDAEVNSKAQFEAKSKLGPEAISQAESSSETAVEAEPIIPINTDAVLAAKTSEPVVFHAVLTSEVEAVAAPERNFMEVKEVQPIQPAAEPKLEADRDASFASSPASFHSAEPQSPGSVFAHPTSAGGHDLPESDETFNLSSTKHTISGLKSAPADLCETSQLPTPKIRQRDGIQYPASVCVPTLRHSKSSNNLPRRFADAFSDTSPSMAPTGDVNRPSRFADASSDFKMRSTPHDKATRLKTDFDHMSAEFRRRAKATRERDVSPMPQSSAPYQPPGNDGSSFLSKAITLVLIPPIYLFVILLHIAARIVINPTIQPTVTSTTSEPHSHSQQTRKNPTKDDDFNFPLEPQNSSEYEEAEIFRKLDPWDLD
- a CDS encoding Transmembrane protein UsgS translates to MSSFEPNAVIRGFQLTVVGTVRALANPELFKYDHFRQAALAIAVGIVIQLIIQIPILSVKFSIYILSWVINMEHAVWDDKLLDGLEFMSKSVLQVPFLLMTLMRYVTPALDEIFMQSIQWVDTTYIQKHKTEDPHHLRSLYYPNLAQYSTKGGSSVSQPFPQALKSFFSRYSKKFGMLLGIYILSMVVVIGRFVMPAASFFTFRSLVGSTPAAVIFGVGLMLPKEHIVTFLHTYYASRSLMRELLEPYFCRIKFTAEQKRRWFRDREGVLFGFAFAFTVVLRIPYIGVLMYGVAEASTAYLVTKITDPPPPPAESLNFAESQVTWNNKHDFLLLSLDALDKLNVDVGEQDQKEPGSPKKKFT
- a CDS encoding Peptidyl-prolyl cis-trans isomerase D is translated as MATVQRSRVFFDIKIGDGKPNRVAFELFNDVVPKTADNFRALCTGEKGIGTQGKELTYKGSIFHRVIKQFMIQGGDFTAFNGTGGESIYGEKFPDENFDLKHDRPFLLSMANSGPGTNGSQFFVTTVPTPHLDGKHVVFGEVINGKSVIRNIENLKTQSDKPLQDVTIMDCGELSGEDYENATKRQQDATGDLYEDFTEDHQGEALTAPLCFKIASDLKGFGNTAFKSGDLNLGLDKYQKGLRYLNEFPEPEENDPKELGEQMKALRFTLHSNSSLLGNKLQKFRQAQNWATYALQVADEAKAKDADKAKAYYRRAVAHEGLKEEDAALKDLQEAEKLAPGDAGIINEIAKVKKTVKDREAKEKAAAKKFFS
- a CDS encoding CCR4-NOT complex, subunit 3/ 5 codes for the protein MAARKTQQEIEKTFKKVSEGIQTFEGIYEKIRQATNPTQRDKLEDHLKREIKKLQRFRDQIKSWAAGNEVKDKAPLIEQRKAIEVCMEQFKAVEKEMKTKAYSKEGLSAASRLDPKEKERVECCEFLSTMVDELQLKIEALEAEEETLHAQMKKGKKDTKKADRMADISHVTERHKWHVNKLEFLNRSLQNGNVDVGAVQDLKESIKYYVEEGGSLDYSGEDETLYDDLNIGDEIEAQFGMGGEGDRVSSQDAQSIQDEEPEPKPKVKQEAPAARRPSTQMKSPLPVLATLHPSASSSATPGMKPAPLPTRPPGETLKYASAAAAAAASDKSGVGILPLPPPPGFSPALSVALPIPKSSTASPSVVSAQPVTKSIIPPLVAAVTEELAGPVRPKIPTSTTISSPAPTKVETSTNGKIETEEIEADESVYHLPPGLQDLLQSFEVTKSRASANPSPSVQRLLATSLTTCPEAGDAEKPRHYKPQNPYSTALYYPQEPLSIFDDPRLYDTGRIDTDTLFYLFYYRQGTYQQYLAAKALRNQSWRFHKQYQTWFQRHEEPKNITEEFEQGTYRFFDYESTWMNRRKADFKFVYKYLEDEL